From a single Bacillus pumilus genomic region:
- the rlmD gene encoding 23S rRNA (uracil(1939)-C(5))-methyltransferase RlmD, translating to MKMKPPVEKNEYYNVTFEDLTHEGAGVAKIEGFPVFVPNALPDEQGKIKVTRVKKGFAFGRLMELTKESQHRQDAPCPIYKQCGGCQIQHMSYEGQLLFKQKQVKDVLERIGKLDMSRVKVHPVLGMEDPWNYRNKAQVPVGEREGGLVAGFYQQRTHEIIDMEKCLIQQSENDEVVQAVKDICNAFGIKAYNEERHKGWLRHVMVRYGIATGEMMVVFVTRTADFPQKQQVIEQIIARFPHVRSIVQNVNSKKTNVIFGDETTVLWGEEYIYDTIGDIKFAISARSFYQVNPAQTKVLYDKALEYAELQGEETVIDAYCGIGTISLFLAQKAGRVYGVEIVPEAIEDAKRNAALNGINNVEFAVGEAETVIPNWYKEGIKADTLVVDPPRKGCDEALLDTMLKMKPNRVVYVSCNPGTLARDLRILEDSGYVTEEVQPVDMFPHTAHVECVASLVINQ from the coding sequence GTGAAAATGAAACCGCCTGTTGAAAAAAATGAATACTACAATGTAACCTTCGAAGACTTAACGCACGAAGGTGCAGGTGTAGCGAAGATTGAAGGATTCCCTGTCTTTGTACCGAATGCCCTTCCTGACGAACAAGGGAAAATCAAAGTCACACGTGTCAAAAAAGGATTTGCTTTTGGACGACTCATGGAGCTGACAAAGGAAAGTCAGCATAGGCAAGATGCGCCATGTCCTATCTACAAGCAGTGCGGCGGCTGTCAAATACAGCATATGAGCTATGAAGGCCAGCTGCTATTTAAACAGAAACAAGTAAAGGACGTTTTAGAGCGGATCGGCAAGCTTGATATGAGCCGTGTAAAAGTTCATCCTGTACTCGGCATGGAAGACCCTTGGAATTATCGAAACAAAGCACAAGTTCCAGTTGGCGAACGGGAAGGCGGACTTGTTGCAGGATTTTATCAGCAGCGTACCCATGAAATCATTGATATGGAAAAATGTTTGATCCAGCAGTCAGAAAATGACGAAGTGGTACAGGCAGTAAAAGACATATGCAATGCGTTTGGCATCAAAGCATATAACGAAGAGCGGCACAAAGGCTGGCTGCGCCATGTCATGGTACGCTACGGCATTGCAACAGGTGAAATGATGGTTGTGTTTGTTACTAGAACGGCTGACTTTCCGCAAAAGCAGCAAGTGATTGAGCAGATTATAGCACGCTTCCCACACGTTCGGTCAATTGTGCAAAACGTGAATTCAAAGAAAACAAATGTCATTTTCGGAGACGAAACAACCGTTTTATGGGGTGAAGAATACATTTATGACACAATTGGCGACATCAAATTTGCCATTTCAGCCCGCTCATTTTATCAAGTGAATCCAGCTCAAACAAAGGTTCTTTATGATAAAGCCCTTGAATATGCCGAGCTACAAGGAGAAGAAACCGTGATCGATGCGTATTGCGGAATCGGTACGATTTCCTTATTTCTCGCACAAAAAGCAGGCAGAGTATATGGCGTAGAAATTGTGCCAGAAGCAATTGAAGACGCAAAACGCAACGCTGCCTTAAACGGAATCAACAACGTCGAATTCGCAGTCGGCGAAGCAGAAACCGTTATCCCAAACTGGTACAAAGAAGGCATCAAAGCAGATACGCTTGTCGTTGATCCGCCAAGAAAAGGCTGCGACGAAGCATTGCTTGACACCATGTTAAAGATGAAACCAAACCGAGTTGTTTATGTATCCTGTAATCCGGGGACGCTAGCTCGTGATTTGCGTATTCTTGAAGATAGTGGGTATGTGACGGAGGAAGTACAGCCTGTGGATATGTTTCCGCATACGGCGCATGTGGAGTGCGTGGCAAGTCTTGTGATTAATCAGTAA
- a CDS encoding tRNA dihydrouridine synthase — MSKNFWRDLPRPFFILAPMEEVTDVVFRHVVSEAARPDVFFTEFTNSESYCHPDGIQSVKGRLTFTEDEQPIVAHIWGDKPENFRQMSIGMAELGFQGLDINMGCPVPNVTQNGKGSGLILRPDVAAELIQAAKAGGLPVSVKTRLGFTEVDEWHDWLRHILEQDIVNLSIHLRTRKEMSQVDAHWELIPEIIKLRDKVAPDTLLTINGDIPDRQTGLKLAEQYGVDGVMIGRGIFHNPFAFEKEPKEHTSDELLGLLRLHLDLHDQYSSLGLRPFKALHRFFKIYVKGFRGASFLRNQLMNTSSTDEVRAMLDEFEARNQEQL, encoded by the coding sequence ATGAGTAAAAATTTCTGGCGTGATTTACCGCGGCCATTTTTTATATTAGCACCAATGGAAGAAGTGACAGATGTTGTGTTTCGTCATGTTGTGAGTGAGGCGGCGAGACCAGATGTGTTTTTTACAGAGTTTACGAACAGTGAGAGCTATTGCCATCCTGATGGGATTCAAAGTGTGAAGGGGCGTTTAACGTTTACAGAGGATGAGCAGCCGATTGTTGCTCATATTTGGGGAGACAAGCCTGAGAACTTTAGACAGATGAGCATTGGGATGGCGGAGTTAGGATTTCAGGGGCTTGATATTAATATGGGCTGTCCTGTTCCGAATGTCACGCAAAACGGGAAGGGCAGTGGCTTGATTCTTCGCCCAGACGTTGCCGCAGAACTGATTCAAGCTGCAAAAGCTGGGGGATTACCTGTTAGCGTCAAAACAAGACTTGGTTTTACAGAGGTTGATGAATGGCACGATTGGCTCAGACACATTTTGGAGCAAGACATTGTGAACTTATCGATCCACCTTCGGACTAGAAAGGAAATGAGCCAGGTAGATGCGCATTGGGAGCTCATTCCTGAGATTATAAAACTTCGTGATAAAGTAGCACCTGATACGCTTTTGACGATCAATGGTGATATTCCTGATCGTCAAACGGGCTTAAAGCTCGCTGAGCAGTATGGAGTGGACGGAGTGATGATTGGGCGCGGGATTTTCCATAACCCATTTGCTTTTGAAAAAGAGCCTAAGGAGCATACGAGTGATGAACTGCTAGGTCTTTTAAGATTGCATCTTGATCTTCATGATCAATACTCATCACTAGGCCTGCGACCATTCAAAGCACTGCATCGTTTCTTTAAGATTTATGTAAAAGGATTCCGAGGAGCGAGTTTCCTAAGAAATCAATTAATGAACACATCATCAACAGATGAAGTGCGTGCAATGCTGGATGAATTTGAAGCGAGAAATCAAGAACAATTATGA
- a CDS encoding SMI1/KNR4 family protein, whose amino-acid sequence MKSFWDKDIESEETFKKINEQGIAKAEKKLGVILPDTYKKLILEQNGGYTLHNAFPTDQPNGWAEDHVSFDHLRGIAKNEGIMDSDYLIEEWELPEGLVLICGDGHTWIALDYRETKEHPPVHYFDLEYETDFKLADSFDELLAGHYTAEDSEEYGMSDEEWQAEYEKQNPPLSKEEVKEIFLTKDPEQLSKIGNFQVEQIDDIKWIFSEVETCMDTLQDEEMLTTAGWAINTIFIMNDEMIKQHADVVENARRFAKHLSHSKIEEMHDIAFNISIALEFDLEE is encoded by the coding sequence TTGAAATCATTTTGGGATAAAGACATAGAAAGTGAAGAAACATTTAAGAAAATCAACGAGCAAGGCATTGCAAAAGCGGAAAAGAAGCTGGGCGTCATACTGCCGGATACATATAAAAAACTTATCCTTGAACAAAATGGCGGTTATACCCTGCATAACGCTTTTCCAACGGATCAGCCGAATGGATGGGCAGAGGATCATGTGTCATTTGATCATTTAAGAGGAATTGCTAAAAATGAAGGCATCATGGATAGTGACTATTTAATAGAAGAATGGGAATTGCCTGAGGGGCTTGTTCTCATTTGTGGAGATGGACATACGTGGATTGCGTTGGATTATAGAGAAACAAAGGAGCATCCACCGGTTCATTACTTTGATTTAGAATATGAGACAGATTTCAAATTAGCGGATTCGTTTGATGAATTGCTTGCTGGGCATTATACTGCAGAAGATAGCGAAGAATATGGGATGTCAGATGAAGAGTGGCAGGCTGAATATGAAAAGCAGAATCCGCCATTATCAAAAGAAGAAGTGAAAGAGATCTTCTTAACCAAAGACCCTGAACAGCTTTCAAAAATCGGGAATTTCCAAGTGGAACAAATTGATGATATCAAGTGGATTTTTTCTGAAGTAGAAACATGTATGGATACCCTTCAGGACGAAGAAATGTTAACGACTGCTGGCTGGGCAATCAATACGATTTTTATAATGAATGACGAAATGATTAAACAGCATGCTGATGTTGTCGAGAATGCACGTCGTTTTGCGAAGCATTTGAGTCATTCGAAAATAGAGGAAATGCACGACATTGCCTTTAATATATCAATCGCATTGGAATTTGATTTAGAGGAGTAA
- a CDS encoding Rrf2 family transcriptional regulator — MKYSKATNYALHTMVFLTLAPKGKAIGVEPLAKMQDLSATYLSKILTKLVKAGLIESTPGAKGGYTILKKKEDISFLDVIQAVEGQTNLFRCSLEHDSFMPHDGCLIEQAMQDVETKMQETLSQKRLVDIASQIEQTKKNPFYNM, encoded by the coding sequence ATGAAATATTCTAAAGCGACCAACTATGCGCTGCATACGATGGTGTTTTTAACTCTTGCACCAAAGGGGAAAGCAATTGGCGTTGAGCCTCTCGCCAAGATGCAAGACCTTTCAGCCACCTATTTATCCAAAATTTTAACAAAGCTTGTGAAGGCAGGATTGATTGAATCAACACCTGGCGCAAAAGGTGGTTACACCATTCTGAAAAAGAAGGAGGACATTTCATTTTTAGACGTCATTCAGGCGGTAGAAGGTCAAACCAATTTATTTCGTTGTTCTCTAGAACATGATTCTTTCATGCCGCATGATGGCTGTTTGATTGAACAAGCCATGCAGGATGTTGAAACGAAAATGCAGGAAACACTAAGTCAAAAGCGGTTAGTTGATATTGCAAGCCAAATTGAGCAGACAAAAAAGAATCCATTTTACAACATGTGA
- a CDS encoding NAD(P)/FAD-dependent oxidoreductase encodes MLLDCAIIGGGPAGLSAALVVGRGRKQVIVFDDEMPRNQVTQESHGFITNDGMAPFEIRKAGEADLQKYPNIQMKRSRIVEIQKNEGNFTLLTQEGERYEAKKIILATGLQDILPEIKGIHDVYGKTVFSCPFCDGWELKDKPLALIAENQRTLHMAKLLSNWTKDLIVFTNGQKVLAEEEKALLTAHSIQVIDVPIVSIDHENGQLHSLHLANGETVKRGGGFVASDFKQSTPFAEKLGCQMTTNGGIETDILGRTTVSGVFACGDNLGGPAQLVLAAAAGSQAGMGVIHELVQEEFQEKTPL; translated from the coding sequence ATGTTATTAGATTGTGCCATTATTGGAGGCGGGCCAGCCGGATTAAGTGCAGCACTTGTTGTGGGACGGGGCAGAAAACAGGTCATTGTATTCGATGACGAGATGCCAAGAAATCAAGTGACTCAGGAATCACATGGATTTATTACAAACGACGGAATGGCTCCGTTTGAGATCAGAAAAGCGGGAGAGGCAGATCTTCAAAAATACCCAAATATCCAAATGAAGCGAAGCAGAATTGTTGAGATACAAAAAAATGAGGGCAACTTTACGTTACTGACACAAGAGGGAGAAAGATATGAAGCGAAGAAAATCATATTGGCAACAGGACTTCAAGATATATTGCCAGAGATTAAAGGAATTCATGATGTGTATGGAAAGACGGTGTTTAGCTGTCCTTTCTGCGATGGCTGGGAGCTAAAGGACAAGCCGCTTGCCCTGATTGCAGAAAATCAGCGCACCCTGCATATGGCTAAACTTCTTTCCAATTGGACAAAGGATTTGATCGTGTTTACGAATGGACAGAAAGTGTTAGCTGAAGAGGAGAAGGCACTGCTAACAGCACATTCTATTCAAGTCATTGATGTACCGATTGTGTCAATTGATCATGAAAATGGACAGCTGCACTCTCTTCACCTTGCGAATGGGGAAACGGTGAAAAGAGGAGGCGGATTTGTCGCAAGTGATTTCAAGCAGTCCACTCCATTTGCTGAAAAACTTGGCTGCCAAATGACGACAAATGGGGGCATTGAAACAGATATTCTTGGACGTACAACTGTTAGCGGTGTTTTTGCATGCGGTGACAATTTAGGTGGTCCTGCTCAGCTTGTCCTGGCAGCCGCCGCCGGCAGTCAGGCAGGAATGGGCGTCATCCATGAACTTGTGCAAGAGGAATTTCAAGAAAAAACACCTCTATAA
- a CDS encoding DUF3885 domain-containing protein: protein MSHQTNRFLKHHFPDLILTPPLFYGWPFGLRFEVADWSLGEKSVVLEKAGIVL from the coding sequence ATGAGCCATCAAACCAATAGATTTTTAAAACATCATTTTCCTGATCTTATCCTCACGCCGCCTCTTTTTTATGGGTGGCCTTTTGGGCTTCGCTTTGAAGTGGCAGATTGGTCATTAGGAGAAAAATCAGTTGTATTAGAAAAAGCGGGGATCGTGCTTTAG
- a CDS encoding 6-phospho-beta-glucosidase, with the protein MAKGLKVVTIGGGSSYTPELVEGFIKRYEEFPISELWLVDIEAGKEKLEIVGNLAKRMVKKAGLPIEVHLTLDRRKALVDADFVTTQFRVGLLEARMKDERIPLKYDVIGQETNGPGGLFKGLRTIPVILDIVKDIEELCPDAWLVNFTNPAGMVTEAVLRYSNHRKVVGLCNVPIGIRMGIAKGLDVDASRVEVSFAGLNHMVFGLNVFLDGKSIMDQVIEDMADPNSTMSMNNIQAIPWNADFLKGLGVIPCPYHRYYYKTSDMLAEEKKAAENEGTRAEVVRALENDLFELYKDPDLDIKPPQLEKRGGAYYSDAACNLIASIYNDKHDIQPVNTINNGAISDIPNDSAVELNCVITKDGPKPIAVGEMPVAVKGLISQIKSFERVAAEAAVTGDYNTALVAMTINPLVPSDAIAKSILDEMLEAHKEYLPQFFNKVEA; encoded by the coding sequence ATGGCAAAAGGATTAAAGGTTGTCACAATCGGCGGAGGATCAAGCTATACACCAGAACTTGTCGAAGGATTCATTAAACGGTACGAGGAATTTCCAATAAGCGAACTTTGGCTCGTCGATATCGAAGCAGGTAAAGAAAAGCTTGAGATCGTCGGAAATCTTGCAAAACGCATGGTGAAAAAAGCAGGGCTTCCAATCGAGGTTCATTTAACTTTAGATCGCCGGAAAGCGCTTGTGGACGCTGATTTCGTTACAACACAATTCCGTGTCGGACTTCTTGAAGCACGTATGAAGGATGAACGCATTCCTTTAAAATATGATGTCATTGGTCAAGAAACGAATGGTCCAGGAGGTCTGTTCAAAGGACTTCGCACCATTCCAGTCATTCTTGATATTGTCAAAGATATTGAAGAACTGTGCCCAGACGCATGGCTTGTGAATTTCACAAATCCAGCTGGTATGGTCACAGAAGCCGTTCTTCGCTATTCAAACCATCGCAAAGTCGTTGGTTTATGTAACGTGCCTATCGGCATTCGTATGGGAATCGCCAAAGGCCTTGATGTCGATGCAAGCAGAGTCGAGGTCAGCTTTGCTGGATTAAACCATATGGTCTTCGGACTCAATGTGTTCTTAGACGGCAAAAGCATCATGGATCAAGTCATCGAAGACATGGCAGATCCAAACTCCACGATGTCAATGAACAACATTCAAGCCATTCCATGGAATGCTGATTTCTTAAAAGGGCTTGGCGTGATTCCTTGTCCATATCACCGCTACTACTACAAAACAAGTGATATGCTGGCTGAAGAAAAGAAAGCAGCAGAGAATGAAGGAACTCGTGCAGAAGTCGTTCGTGCCCTAGAAAATGACCTGTTTGAGCTTTACAAAGACCCTGATCTTGATATCAAGCCGCCACAGCTTGAAAAACGAGGCGGTGCCTACTACAGTGATGCCGCTTGTAACTTGATTGCATCGATTTATAACGACAAGCATGATATTCAGCCTGTGAACACCATCAACAATGGTGCCATCAGTGACATTCCAAATGATTCTGCTGTTGAACTGAACTGCGTCATCACAAAAGACGGCCCTAAACCAATCGCTGTTGGCGAGATGCCAGTCGCTGTCAAAGGACTTATTTCTCAAATTAAATCCTTTGAACGTGTAGCCGCTGAAGCAGCCGTGACAGGCGATTACAACACAGCACTTGTCGCAATGACGATCAACCCGCTTGTCCCATCAGATGCCATTGCAAAAAGCATCCTAGATGAAATGCTAGAAGCACACAAGGAATATTTGCCACAGTTTTTCAATAAAGTAGAAGCATAA
- a CDS encoding MurR/RpiR family transcriptional regulator — protein sequence MFSSEVISSFNELESALYRYIMENSEKVVYMRIRDLADAAHISTSSVLRFCRKVNCEGFSEFKVKLKMYLESEQTPTLKSTQHFLYEFIERTLKGDFEGKIKEAARLIADAKNVLFIGTGSSGILAQYGARYFSSLEKFSFYINDPFFPMNMQYLDNSVTIVLSVSGENRITIDHISKLKREGSKIISITNNQHCTVSRISDLNIAYYVTDERVHRANITTQAPVVYILEAMARVMFAMLKEK from the coding sequence ATGTTTTCAAGTGAGGTCATTTCCAGCTTTAATGAACTAGAAAGCGCTTTATACCGATACATCATGGAAAACAGTGAAAAGGTCGTCTATATGAGAATTCGGGACTTGGCAGATGCCGCTCATATTTCCACCTCGTCTGTCCTTCGCTTTTGCCGAAAAGTAAATTGTGAAGGCTTTTCAGAGTTTAAAGTGAAACTCAAAATGTATTTAGAATCAGAGCAGACACCTACTCTAAAAAGCACCCAGCACTTTTTGTATGAATTTATTGAACGTACACTAAAAGGGGACTTTGAAGGGAAGATTAAAGAGGCGGCAAGGCTCATTGCTGATGCAAAAAATGTGCTGTTTATCGGCACTGGCAGCTCTGGTATTTTGGCACAGTATGGGGCAAGGTATTTTTCAAGTCTTGAGAAATTTTCCTTTTACATCAATGATCCGTTTTTCCCGATGAATATGCAGTATTTAGACAATAGTGTCACCATTGTGCTGTCTGTATCAGGGGAGAACCGAATTACGATTGATCATATTTCGAAGTTAAAAAGAGAAGGAAGCAAAATCATTAGTATTACAAACAATCAGCACTGTACGGTTTCGCGCATTTCTGATTTAAATATTGCGTATTACGTGACAGACGAACGGGTACACAGAGCCAATATCACGACACAGGCACCCGTTGTGTATATACTAGAAGCAATGGCGCGTGTCATGTTCGCGATGTTAAAAGAAAAGTAA
- a CDS encoding aminoacyl-tRNA deacylase codes for MKVLPAHEFLNQHSIPYEIKTFSSETEKGAANVAAALGFRERQMIKTLIFETGEGEQLLVMVGADQHIKSGKLKKAAGSRNIKMASPEKVLEVTGYRIGSIPPFCWQPEGFRTIIEASLLEEEVLGVGAGEWGNEILITPEQLVKASKAVPYDIVQPAE; via the coding sequence ATGAAAGTACTGCCAGCACATGAATTCTTGAATCAGCACAGCATCCCATATGAGATCAAAACATTTTCTTCCGAAACAGAGAAGGGAGCCGCAAATGTAGCAGCAGCCCTTGGTTTTCGCGAGAGACAAATGATTAAGACATTGATTTTTGAAACAGGGGAAGGGGAGCAGCTGCTTGTGATGGTTGGCGCAGACCAGCATATTAAGTCAGGGAAACTAAAGAAAGCGGCTGGCTCTCGTAATATTAAAATGGCATCACCAGAGAAGGTTCTGGAAGTGACAGGCTACCGAATTGGCTCAATACCGCCGTTTTGCTGGCAGCCAGAAGGCTTCCGCACCATCATCGAAGCTTCGCTATTAGAGGAAGAAGTATTAGGTGTTGGAGCAGGTGAATGGGGAAATGAAATACTGATCACACCAGAACAATTAGTGAAAGCCTCAAAGGCTGTACCGTATGACATCGTGCAGCCAGCAGAATAG
- a CDS encoding LysR family transcriptional regulator: MNLHALRIFAKVAETKSVTQTADALSLTQPAVTAQLRSIERDIGFRLFKRNGRGIALTEMGKMLYPYARQVFEAEKEVEYQITLLQNGKKGRLRIGSTYVPLNFLLPDWLAAFKTSSPQTEIELKSGNSAQVIESLLQYESDVAIAVIEDLHHEEIVTSHLTNLSYDFIVPADHLLNGKTVPLEHLSQEPFLMREEGSSTRDKLFSLFTSKGIKKPTVDLQFSGVHEAIQMIKAGYGITLVPRDAVQGSLKRKEIGRVYIEGIEIVRPVVICKRANDLEENRTVDAFLQMKDIGPFKEPAAN, translated from the coding sequence TTGAATTTACACGCCCTTCGGATTTTTGCAAAGGTCGCAGAGACAAAAAGCGTCACACAAACTGCAGATGCACTATCTTTGACACAGCCTGCTGTAACGGCTCAACTTAGAAGCATTGAACGAGACATCGGTTTTCGCCTTTTTAAACGAAACGGTCGGGGCATTGCGCTCACAGAAATGGGAAAGATGCTGTATCCTTATGCCCGGCAAGTGTTTGAGGCTGAAAAGGAAGTAGAATATCAGATCACGCTATTACAAAACGGGAAGAAGGGGCGCCTCCGCATCGGTTCTACCTATGTACCACTCAACTTTTTACTGCCTGATTGGCTGGCTGCTTTTAAAACGTCATCACCACAGACAGAAATCGAATTAAAAAGCGGAAATTCCGCTCAAGTGATAGAGAGCCTGCTTCAATATGAATCAGATGTCGCCATCGCTGTAATTGAAGATTTGCATCATGAGGAGATCGTTACCTCTCATTTGACGAATTTAAGCTATGATTTTATTGTGCCAGCAGACCATCTGTTGAACGGAAAAACCGTTCCGCTAGAGCACCTGAGTCAGGAGCCCTTTTTAATGCGTGAAGAAGGCAGCTCCACTAGAGATAAGCTCTTTTCCCTGTTCACCTCGAAAGGAATTAAAAAACCGACTGTTGATTTACAATTCAGCGGTGTTCATGAAGCGATTCAAATGATTAAAGCTGGCTATGGGATCACACTTGTTCCCCGTGATGCGGTTCAAGGCAGTCTCAAGCGGAAAGAGATTGGGCGTGTATATATCGAAGGCATAGAAATCGTCAGACCTGTTGTGATCTGCAAACGGGCGAATGACCTTGAAGAAAATAGAACCGTGGATGCCTTCCTGCAAATGAAAGATATCGGTCCATTTAAGGAGCCGGCTGCAAATTAA
- a CDS encoding MFS transporter: MDRRQKQVVSISLITAFALIGDSMLYIVLPVYWKEIGLSSIWEVGLLLSINRFIRIPLAPVVWWLYRYIPMKTGVLMAILIASVTTILYGVSGFWMLLICRCAWGLAWTLLRMSGMRVLAEMDEGSQGHLTGLYNGLYRLGSLFGMLFGGIFASLIGFQSMTLVFGLLTLMGGIFYVSLEEIEKSEGGQVYMGIKQKWFSRDVVKILMTGMLIALIIQGLFASTLSHVIEAKIDQNAFVLFGFVIGASALSGVIQAIRWGWEPFVAPRTGKWFDRLVKKEQMLCWMFLSFGGLSFLGSVLKVSGWFLVLLLLIQLLSTVVTTFTDTLAFRKASAQTDKNRFLASYSFVQDMGAALGPLCGYTMIQFFGTNSVFWLMLIISLMLVSMWARGRQLHVSAQNQAR, encoded by the coding sequence ATGGATCGTCGTCAAAAGCAAGTTGTGTCAATATCTCTCATCACAGCATTTGCACTCATTGGGGATTCCATGCTGTATATTGTTCTTCCGGTCTATTGGAAAGAGATCGGTCTATCATCCATTTGGGAGGTCGGATTACTGCTGTCTATCAACCGGTTCATTCGCATCCCGCTAGCGCCTGTCGTTTGGTGGCTTTATCGTTATATCCCAATGAAGACCGGGGTATTAATGGCTATTTTGATCGCGTCAGTGACCACGATATTATATGGGGTGAGTGGTTTTTGGATGCTGCTGATCTGCCGCTGCGCATGGGGGCTCGCTTGGACATTACTCCGAATGAGCGGGATGAGGGTTTTGGCTGAAATGGACGAAGGCTCACAAGGGCATTTGACAGGTCTATATAATGGGCTTTACCGGCTTGGTAGTTTATTTGGCATGTTATTTGGCGGGATTTTTGCAAGCTTGATTGGCTTCCAGTCTATGACACTCGTCTTTGGTTTACTCACATTGATGGGCGGCATTTTTTATGTATCTTTAGAAGAAATTGAAAAGAGCGAAGGCGGTCAGGTGTATATGGGCATCAAACAGAAATGGTTTTCACGAGATGTCGTAAAAATACTGATGACAGGCATGCTGATCGCTCTTATCATACAAGGTTTATTCGCATCAACGCTGAGTCATGTCATTGAAGCAAAGATCGATCAGAATGCATTTGTTCTTTTTGGTTTTGTCATCGGAGCTTCGGCTTTAAGCGGGGTCATTCAAGCAATCAGGTGGGGCTGGGAACCATTTGTCGCCCCGAGAACAGGTAAATGGTTTGATCGGCTTGTGAAGAAGGAACAAATGCTTTGCTGGATGTTTCTTTCATTTGGAGGTCTCAGTTTTCTTGGGAGCGTGCTGAAAGTAAGCGGCTGGTTCCTTGTGTTGCTCCTTCTGATTCAGCTGCTGTCAACGGTCGTAACAACGTTTACCGATACACTGGCCTTTCGAAAAGCTTCTGCTCAAACAGATAAGAACCGATTTCTCGCCAGCTATTCTTTTGTTCAAGATATGGGCGCTGCTTTAGGACCTTTGTGCGGATATACGATGATTCAGTTTTTCGGAACAAACAGCGTCTTTTGGTTGATGCTCATCATAAGCTTAATGCTTGTCAGCATGTGGGCTAGAGGTAGGCAGCTGCATGTTAGTGCACAAAATCAAGCAAGATAA
- a CDS encoding DUF3900 domain-containing protein, whose translation MDFTIRFLSFFVVEIEGKDEQANKRFKHYQTLDQEEFEQSELKDFLDGELKKIVKRKVDRHPKSEQVPTKIGRFIVEPGHELDSNPNYNLFHQTRYADTKEVFNECSEQFVRTYLDTSAVRGGVFLVASAVPKKYFDDSFVFIMKCDFEQKVASIADTSTLIKKVEMAITTKNMKSIQYPFMPEEGMTEEAEVKIHQSSHARYFEDFLKFVEYGESMPEIMKSQVMNMVQEQVFETLQDESEELKQFEEDLEIWEASEKREIRETLDTEQVTLAASHIVEQTPDITMKMRLGETEIKGLLADFGHSIHIAKVNNRYVVLIEADQIVFEKGSTPVEFHKPNGLKEVVSQLTQKAYDSEIE comes from the coding sequence ATGGATTTTACGATACGTTTTCTATCATTCTTTGTCGTAGAAATCGAAGGCAAGGATGAACAAGCAAATAAACGGTTCAAGCATTACCAAACATTAGATCAAGAGGAATTTGAACAAAGTGAGCTGAAGGACTTTTTAGATGGTGAACTAAAAAAAATCGTCAAACGAAAAGTGGACAGACACCCTAAATCTGAACAAGTACCGACCAAAATTGGCCGATTTATTGTCGAACCCGGTCATGAGCTCGATTCAAATCCAAACTACAATTTATTTCATCAGACGAGATATGCAGATACAAAAGAAGTATTTAATGAATGCAGTGAACAGTTTGTTCGCACGTATTTAGATACAAGTGCTGTCAGAGGCGGCGTTTTTTTAGTTGCGTCTGCCGTTCCTAAAAAATATTTTGATGACTCCTTTGTCTTTATTATGAAATGCGATTTTGAACAGAAAGTCGCTTCTATCGCTGATACTTCTACCTTGATCAAAAAAGTCGAAATGGCCATTACAACCAAAAACATGAAATCGATTCAATACCCTTTTATGCCAGAAGAAGGCATGACAGAGGAAGCTGAAGTGAAAATTCACCAATCCTCACACGCGCGCTATTTCGAGGACTTTCTGAAATTCGTCGAATACGGTGAATCGATGCCTGAAATCATGAAATCACAGGTCATGAATATGGTGCAGGAGCAGGTTTTTGAAACATTACAGGATGAAAGTGAAGAATTAAAGCAATTTGAAGAGGACCTTGAAATATGGGAAGCAAGTGAAAAGCGAGAAATTAGAGAAACGCTCGATACAGAACAGGTCACACTAGCAGCTTCTCACATTGTGGAACAAACCCCTGATATCACAATGAAAATGCGGCTAGGTGAAACAGAAATCAAAGGACTTCTAGCGGACTTTGGCCACTCGATCCATATTGCGAAGGTCAACAATCGATATGTCGTGCTCATTGAAGCAGATCAAATCGTCTTCGAAAAAGGAAGCACACCTGTTGAATTTCATAAACCAAATGGATTAAAAGAGGTTGTCAGCCAGCTGACGCAAAAAGCCTACGATTCAGAGATAGAATAA